A single region of the Silene latifolia isolate original U9 population chromosome 8, ASM4854445v1, whole genome shotgun sequence genome encodes:
- the LOC141596568 gene encoding pterin-4-alpha-carbinolamine dehydratase 2, mitochondrial-like produces MDELGSKRCVPCNSKDFRPMSTELANELIAKVPDWKLVNEGEKLKLSRSWKVKTFTKGLEFFQAIADVAEAEGHHPDLHLVGWNNVTIEIWTYSVGGLTENDFILAAKIDNLDLAHLLRITPAK; encoded by the exons ATGGATG AATTGGGGTCGAAGAGATGTGTTCCTTGTAACTCAAAGGATTTTCGTCCTATGTCCACAGAACTGGCAAATGAGTTGATCGCAAAG GTTCCTGACTGGAAATTGGTCAACGAAGGAGAGAAACTGAAGCTGAGTCGCTCGTGGAAAGTGAAGACTTTCACAAAAGGACTGGAGTTCTTCCAGGCCATAGCTGATGTTGCAGAAGCGGAAG GCCACCATCCGGATCTCCACCTTGTGGGTTGGAACAATGTGACAATTGAAATATGGACATATTCTGTTG GTGGACTCACAGAAAATGACTTCATACTAGCTGCGAAAATTGATAATCTGGACCTTGCGCACCTTCTCAGGATTACGCCTGCTAAATAG